TGCTAAAAATCCCTCTCAGGATGACCTGGATAATCTGATATGCTACAGGCTTGTCTCATGCGAGCAAATGGCAGTTCTGGACATGCTTCAGGATTTAGGGCATGATATTATGAAGTATCAGCTTTCTGTTGCAGGCGATATAGCGGAAGCAGACAGTAAAATCAATGCTTTCTACAATGCTTTCTACAATGACAGCCCAAAGCATCTGACAGATGAACAAAAAAGCCTGCTTGATATGGCCAACAGGGAAGCTAAGAAATTAGCAGGGCTGGATGATGAAGAGGGCGTCGCCAAAGAGGATATCCCCCTGCAAGGCAATCCACAAACCAGGAAAATTGCAGAGCAGTTTGCCGGAAATAAGAAGTATTGCAACCCAAAAACCCCTGCTGCGCAAAAAAGACTTACTGTTATTAAAAGATTGGGCCCTGATCTTTTACTTGAATATATATTGGTTTGAAGATGAAGCAATACATAATAACAAAGAAAATAGCAAAGCACGGCTCGCAGTCAATCATAGTAATACCGAGATTATTGGAAAAGAATTTAAAACCGGGCACGATTGCAAAAGTAACGATAGATGTCATACAGGGAGGCGGTATGAATGAATGAACCCAACAGGGCCAGCTTGAAAAAAGACGCGCAGATTTTGGAAAAAAGGGCTCGATATTTTTTGGAAAGCACAGATATCAAGAAAATCTTAGGCAGTGAAGACTATAGTGGCAAGGTTGATTATGATAGTGGAGCCAAAGCGTGGGACTTACTTCTGGAATTAAGTGAAATAAACCAATTCTATGAATCTTGGAATTTTGATGCAAGAATCAGCCTGATAGGGAGAGGCGTGCTAATCAATTATTTAATGCTAAAAGAATATGAATTAATGCGATACATACATAATTCTCTTCTGAAAAATATATACATGAATACAAAAGAAATGTCCCAAATGCCTGACAATCCAGAAGAAGCAAGACCCGGGCAGGCGGATACAGTGAAAAATTATTTAAAATCTGTGAGGGACTTGGATAGCCTGGAAACTAGAATGAAGCATCTTGGCTCATTTATTTATCATAGTTATGGAGAAATTGCGGATAAAATCTTCTGCTCAGCTGCCGATAAAGAATTAATGGCAGAAAACGTGAGTAAATTTAAGCAGTATCAAAAATGACCTACCAAAGGCACGATCCAGCATCAGCCCATCCCGGATATCAGGGGAATAACCCTTTCTTCGATGAGGAAGAGAGTAAATATAATAATGCAAAATACGACTCAAAAGACGGCCTTTTCTCAGGCTACAAGGCTAATGAAGAAAGAGAGGAAAAAGAGCCCACGGAATTCGAGAAACAAATAGAAGAAGAGCAGAAGCCTAAATATGGCAATAAAGAAGAGAACCAGATAGTTAAAAAGGCTGCACAGGAAATCAGCCGTGAAGTGGGTGGCCGCCGGCCTCAAAAAAGAAAGAAATCAAAAAGCATAGAAGAGGCAATAGAGAAGGCAATAAAGGAAGAGAAAGATATATTGGTGCTGAATAGGTAAAATGGCATGCAAAAATTGTTACGCAGCAGGAGCTTTGGCCCCTTCGGATTACAGCATACTCTCCCATGGAGACATAGGCGCTTTCTATAATTCGATAGTCCATGCTGACCTGCCCAAATACACTGCTAAGATGTATTATCCGAAAGAAAATGAAATAGCTGCTGAATTCAAATACGATAGGATAAAATTCAACTATGACACAGCATTAAAAGAAATCAGGGATTCTGCTCAGGGATTGCCTTTCGAAGCCTACATACCGAAGTCAATGGTTTTGCCGGACAATACAAGCGCCTCGCCCTCTGTCACAGTGAGAAATCCGGAAGTCATGCCGAAAAAGGAAGCAGCAGATGAAATACAGGAAGCCCTTTCAGAAGTCAAGGGCAGTGTCATAATAAGGACAACAGAAATAGAGCAGGAGCTGCATCTCAAAAGAAAGTTAAGGAAAGTGGAAATAATCAGGCGGGAAAAGCATGAAGATAATTAAAATAGGCCTTGTCATTTTGTTAGCCATTCTTCCGTTCTTTCTCAGCTCTTATATGACAATATTCAGCCGCACTTTCTATATCTCAGAATTTGAAAAATACAGAATCAATGAAAAATATCCTGATACAGACATGGGCAGCTACAGCACGGAAGTCTTATGCTATCTCAGAGGAAAAAATAAATTCATGCCCTATGAAATTCCTTTAAATTCAAAGGAATTATCCCATATGCATGATGTAAAAACCCTATTTTCCTCTTATTTCCTTTCATTCCGGGCAATTTTAGCATTAACAATAATTATCACATCATACTTGCTGTACAAAAAGGCAGATTTCTCAAAAATATTGGTTTATGCGGGAATATCATCATTAATATCATCGGTGATATTACTTTTATTTTTCTCAATTAGCTTTAATATGTCCTTTACACTATTCCATAAGCTTTTCTTTGAAGAAAACAGCTGGGTTTTCCACCCGGAAGACAGCATAGTCAATATATACCCCTCGGGCCTTTTCTTTGATGCTGCAGTAAGAATCTTTTTTCTATACGCGGTTTTCTCTTTTTTATTATTGGCTGCAGGCATTCTGATAAAGAAGCTTAAGGCCAAAAATTGAAGTTATCGATATGTTTAAATAGGTTAACGGCTATATTAAAGTATGAATTTCAGATTAACAAAGAAAAAATTAATTGTATGTCTTATTGTAATGGTATTCCTTTGGGTTTTAGGATAATTATGGCTTCTAATGCATATATGCACACACGAAGCTATACCTTGTACTGGAGAAGTTTGCCCAGGAACAAATAGATGTGGAGGATTCAGCGCAAGCCTGTTGCTCCCGGCCTTTGTCATTTTTGCCGTGCCATCTTTTATAATAGCATACATTATCTATAGTATGGTTGACAAGAAAAAGTAGCTTACCATGCACTAAAACTCTTCCAGCCTCTTCTGCCCTTTCTCCCTTACAAGTTCCTCTTTTCCATATCCTAAGAGCCCGAATATCCTCTCTACTGCAGGAACTACCTGGTTGTGGACGTAATATTCCGTATCATACTCTCCTGGTTGTACGTCTGAAGGCAGCTTGGCCCTCTCGCCTACTTTGCCCTCCCCTTCCGCTACAATATATCTGATTTTCGCCCCCGGCCCTATCTTAAATCCCTTTTCCTTCATTCTCCTGGCAACAGTGACATGCGGGGCTTTGCTGTCGTATTTTTCAACATCTTTCTGCAGTGTTGTCTGGATCACAGTCTGTGAATTGTCTGCCTGCTTGCTGCGCAGCCCCCCTATAACATCACGCGTGTAATCCAGCGCTTTCTTTGCATCCCTTTCTTTCAGTATCATCTCCAGAACATTTCTCTGCGCATCCCTTGCTACCTCAGACCAGTTCTTCCTCACCGTCTCAAATCCCCTTATTTTTATCTGGCCGTCTTCACTCAGCAGCGCATATTTCTTTTTAGCCCCCTGGCCGCTTTCCTTGGTGCTGACGAACAATCCTCTCCTGTAAATTCCCTGGAATTCAAGCTCCATTAATCCCGGAAGCTCTGAATTGGCGCTTTCAAGGAACTCAAGCGCATCCTGCCTTGTTTTGCCTTTCAGGGTCATGAACACGGAATCAGTATCTGAGTATATCACATCAAACCCTTTGTTCGCTGCTTTGTCGATTACCTGCTTTATATAATGCCTTCCCAGGCTGGTTATGGTGTTGGCGCATTCAATAGAATACCATCTTGCAGCATAGAATCCAAGGTAGCCGTAAAAGGAATTGGCAAGCAGCTTAAGGTTTTCCTGCCTTGCTTCAAGGAATACGTTTTTGCCGTCCTTAATCTCGCCGATCCTGATCCTTCTCGTGATAAGGTCTTCAAGAATAGATGGTATGAATCCTTTCTTTTTCCTGCAGAAATAATGGCCGCCGGAAATCCTGCAGCAGTCGCAGTCAAGTGTTTCAGGGGAAATGTTATGCTCCACTATGATGCTGGGGTAAAGGCTTCGAAAATCGAACACGATTACATTGTCATATATGCCGGGCTCTGGCTGGAAAACAAAGCTTCCCTTGTAGCTGTTCAAGAATCTCTTGGCTATCTCGTTCTTGTCAGGCCTGTTTGGGGCTATCTCGCCTGCCAGGAAGGCCTGCCTTAGCAGGAAAGACTCAACCATTTGTGAATAGCCAACCCTTGTCACCTTGTCCAGGGTGAGGCCTGTCAGCTTTGCCAGCTCTATTATATTTGCCAGGAAATTATTAAGCAGATCATACGCCAATTCGGAATCCCTTAAGTTGTACTCACAGTATTCTTCCAGCCTCTCGCCGCCTTCATCCCATATTTCATGTAATTTTGATATGTCGACACCCTTTTTATCCTTGCCTATAGTGTCCCTTGTTACCTCTCCCAGGGATAGGCTGTCTATGCTCATATTTCTCTTTCCAAACCTGAAAATATCCACATTAGCTATTCCTGACAGCCTTATCCTCTCAAAATCCTTCCTCAGAAAGCTTATTGGGGAATTGTCAAGCCCAAGGTTAAAATTGATCTTGTATTTCTTAGCCCTCTCCAGAAGATACGGGAAATCAAATGCATCCGTGTTATACCCTGTCAGGATATCAGGCGAATATTTCTCAATAATATCCTTGAATCTTCCCACAAGTGCGGCCTCTGAGTTCACAAATTCAATGTAATCTAATTCAGGCTTAAACCTCTTCCATGTTATAACTTTCTGCATATCTGCGGAATAGAAAGACACCATAACAATGGGGTTATTTTTCATGTCTATCCTGTTGTCGGGATTGTATGTTTCAATGTCAAAGGCAAGTATCCTTGGCTGCTTTATCGACTCCTCAGTCCTTTTAGTTTCCCTGGCAAGGAAAGTATCTACTTTGTAGCCCGTATTAACAGGCTCTGCCTCTGCCTCGACCATATTGCCTATAACGAACCCTTTTTCAGCAAGGTATTTTCTCAGATACGGGACATCATGCTCAAATATACCCTCAATAGCATCCCATTCCTCTATCACCGATTTTATTATCCTTATATCCCTTATGTAGCTAACATACGCCTTTACAGCTTCAACCTCCCTGCCGAAATATTTCTTACGCTCCTGCCTGGTTTTCACGATTCTCGAAATTTTCTCATTCCTCTCTACCTCTATTCTCTTAAGCTTCCCGCCCAGGCTTTCCCCCTTCTTTGGCACAACGTAAAAGTAAGGCATAATAGAATCATCAATCACGCATATCTTCCTGTTGCTGGCAGTCCTGCCAAACAATGCAACAGCCTGCCTATTATTGAAATCAGCCCTTCTTGCATCTATAAGGTAAAACTGTATTTTAGGCATTTCATGCATGAATAGTGAAAAATACTATTTAAATCTATGCTCGGTAAGAAGATTCCATATAAATTTAATAAGGAAATTATAATTTTTTTGCAATAGATTTAAAAGATGAAAATGAATTCTGTCCTGTATGGCAACTAAAAGTTTAAGGTATGAGGACGCAAATCATCCTGAAATTAAAAAGTCCTGCTATTATTCAATAGATGAAGCCATACAGACACCGTTAAAATTCAGCCATGCAATTCTGCATAATAAAACTACATTTTGGGCTCCGGAAAGTTTCCATCAGGGGCTTGATTCATTTAACAACCTTGAGGCTGTCATGAACAATCATAATTTTGAAAGCAATGAAGAGTACTGCGGAATATGGGGTGATGTCGAGCTCTTAAGGCATATAGCATTAGCAATGTACTCCCCTTTGCACCTTTCTAACTCAAAGGCAAGCGAATATGTCCGTAATATTAAATTAGGCATAGGTAAAAAAACAATTATGGATGAGCTTGAAGGCATGATAATGACATTAAGGCCTAAAGTACTCTCTCTGGCAGGCTCATTTATAGAAAAAGCTGCAAAATATGGATGGAAATCAGAAAAAGCAAAAAAATTTGGATTGATAGGGGTAGTGGCTAAAGAGGATTATTCCAGGAGCGCACTGGTTAAAAACAAAAGAAGAGACGACATAACTGATGAAATATACAATAGGGCTCTCAAGACAATATACAAAGCGCTTGCTGACGTTGGAATAAGGGCAGATTCTTATTTCAACCATGAGTCTAATTTCGACAGCACTGTTCAGGTTTCAGCGCAGGTCAAGGATACTAATTCCAGGCTAGATATTTACGAAGTAAACAAAAGGCTCAGGGAAGCAAAGCCCGATGATATGCTCCATTCTCTGGAAAAGGCAGAAAAGGAATATGATACTTGGATAGGGTTGTCCAACAAAGCCGACAGCAATTCCAAAAAGATGATGGTGCTGATCAAGGCTGCAAAGGTTCAAATGGAATACATTACTGAATTACATGGCTTGCATCAAAGATTTATAGGT
The window above is part of the Candidatus Woesearchaeota archaeon genome. Proteins encoded here:
- a CDS encoding TIGR01906 family membrane protein, with amino-acid sequence MKIIKIGLVILLAILPFFLSSYMTIFSRTFYISEFEKYRINEKYPDTDMGSYSTEVLCYLRGKNKFMPYEIPLNSKELSHMHDVKTLFSSYFLSFRAILALTIIITSYLLYKKADFSKILVYAGISSLISSVILLLFFSISFNMSFTLFHKLFFEENSWVFHPEDSIVNIYPSGLFFDAAVRIFFLYAVFSFLLLAAGILIKKLKAKN